From a single Leishmania panamensis strain MHOM/PA/94/PSC-1 chromosome 2 sequence genomic region:
- a CDS encoding hypothetical protein (TriTrypDB/GeneDB-style sysID: LpmP.02.0110) gives MEFRWAAEGNTEELRQWLREHPERVNVPAKGSNMTLLYTCISNVNRTDLASIQAGYSGYLRTVKMLCQEYKADVLARNGSNHNTALHLAASIGATSIVRYLVESLQTPVGCTNAFGERPLQLAERHGHTECASILAAATPTAAVAQCQQSVGDCAMPSEKAPLGGPYIGTSGIPSGGIGRFQKLAISDSDDDDEKPSQNSNSRGAPVHRASGFPFRQPGDGAGPFLPATQLKQGGGSGTRTAPSSVVDGSPASLLPGEAHSALQNRNLNGSRSGTTPTSFTPSTPIGALSNSTTFSGLPPPVRPRKEYDISDSRILANPDLQGFRFAYGDGFRYIQCSDHYEIRGILPYTYRGTVYYTPVIISVYAPVSGIDSAENTISVSNAADAALNESNKLSASLASANASASQTVLRASCVKAKTGVYCRYRVCLNIENLNGFAISRKAEYVDPISGAIIPAPGDDKYQTLTAYIRNVVVRNFEAMPPLIVPSSIYAFPSRPNISQLGSSGSTDVYRHHHSHNAPLFMRNALPNRSAEHLRCATVLRDLSKFGDGLARYFPAKHRIVAYVPIFSEHKAAVLAIPKERPYATTVGQSPSLTAASTAAAKTCSAEVTVSTAGGKAGVTHQVAVEAVAELQVRVVLQFSPTRIGGTAGESGGAHDSEACVYAKPPRLYLVDAATRPLGPFLDGAAFATTTAAAVTGAPASPSSSPSLTGQCFAGIIKDRETGEVTPELLPLSQELWSANGSVYDVLVELQRVLRGVLESFAMSYAGVKGTSLQESLQQQPLGSSDRRAGAPRNAPAAPLTLNSFMTPTMQGQPFLTEVSGDNISAPQRSSAGCCLYCMQMLQPSRILLQPCGHNGLCGLCVQRLQSHCREEVFACPVCRGAVRDVLEIFL, from the coding sequence ATGGAGTTCCGCTGGGCGGCGGAGGGTAAcacggaggagctgcggcagtggctgcgtGAGCACCCTGAGCGGGTGAATGTGCCGGCGAAGGGCTCCAACATGACGCTACTGTACACGTGCATTTCCAACGTCAACCGCACTGACTTGGCCTCTATCCAAGCGGGGTACTCCGGCTACCTCCGTACTGTGAAGATGTTGTGTCAGGAGTATAAGGCGGATGTGCTTGCCAGGAACGGCAGCAACCACAACACAGCCCTTCACCTTGCCGCTTCCATCGGTGCGACTAGCATCGTGCGCTACCTGGTAGAGTCACTGCAGACACCAGTGGGATGCACCAATGCGTTCGGTGAACGACCCCTGCAGTTGGCTGAGCGCCACGGGCACACGGAGTGCGCTAGTATTTTGGCAGCCGCAACTCCTACAGCGGCCGTAGCGCAATGCCAACAGTCAGTGGGCGACTGTGCCATGCCATCGGAAAAAGCGCCGTTAGGTGGGCCGTACATCGGCACCAGCGGGATCCCTAGTGGAGGAATCGGCCGATTCCAGAAGCTCGCTATTTcggacagcgacgacgacgacgagaagCCAAGCCAAAATAGCAATAGTAGAGGGGCTCCGGTCCACCGCGCCAGCGGCTTTCCCTTTCGTCAGCCCGGTGACGGCGCCGGCCCGTTCTTGCCGGCCACACAACTCAAGCAAGGGGGCGGTAGCGGCACCCGCACTGCACCGTCTTCTGTTGTGGATGGCAGCCCCGCCTCTCTATTACCCGGTGAAGCGCATTCAGCACTGCAGAATCGCAACTTGAATGGGTCAAGGAGCGGTACCACGCCAACCAGCTTCACCCCTTCAACGCCCATTGGCGCTTTGTCCAACTCCACCACTTTCTCAGGTCTGCCGCCACCTGTGCGGCCGCGTAAAGAGTATGACATCTCCGACTCTCGCATCTTGGCTAACCCAGACCTGCAAGGCTTCCGCTTCGCCTACGGTGACGGATTTAGGTACATCCAGTGCAGCGACCACTACGAGATTCGCGGCATCCTGCCCTACACTTACCGCGGCACGGTGTACTACACCCCGGTGATCATCTCAGTCTACGCACCTGTCTCGGGGATTGACTCAGCGGAGAACACGATAAGCGTCAGCAACGCTGCTGATGCAGCTCTCAACGAATCCAACAAGTTATCTGCATCCCTGGCGTCTGCCAACGCAAGCGCGTCGCAGACGGTACTACGGGCCTCATGCGTGAAGGCAAAGACAGGCGTGTACTGCCGCTACCGAGTGTGCCTCAATATAGAGAACCTCAACGGCTTCGCCATTAGTCGCAAGGCCGAGTACGTTGACCCGATCAGCGGCGCCATCATTCCCGCACCCGGGGATGACAAGTACCAAACGCTGACCGCGTACATACGCAACGTGGTTGTGCGTAACTTCGAGGCGATGCCGCCTCTCATTGTGCCGTCGAGCATCTACGCCTTCCCCTCACGGCCCAACATAAGTCAGCTGGGCAGCAGTGGTAGCACCGACGTCTaccgtcaccaccactcccACAACGCACCGTTGTTCATGAGAAACGCGTTACCGAACCGCTCTGCGgagcacctccgctgcgccactgtTCTCCGCGATCTGTCAAAGTTTGGTGACGGCCTCGCGCGGTACTTTCCGGCGAAGCATCGCATCGTCGCTTACGTGCCCATTTTTAGCGAGCACAAAGCGGCGGTACTAGCGATACCGAAGGAGAGGCCTTACGCCACTACCGTCGGACAAAGCCCGTCACTCACCGCTgccagcactgccgctgcgaagACCTGCTCGGCAGAGGTCACTGTTTCCACCGCTGGGGGCAAGGCTGGGGTGACGCATCAGGTGGCTgtagaggcggtggcggagctgcaggtgcgcgtggtgctgcagttcTCCCCGACTCGTATCGGTGGCACAGCGGGTGAGAGTGGCGGTGCTCACGACAGCGAGGCTTGCGTCTATGCCAAACCGCCGCGCCTATACTTAGTTGATGCGGCGACCCGCCCATTGGGGCCCTTCCTCGATGGTGCGGCgtttgccaccaccaccgccgccgctgtcactGGGGCACCCGCGtccccgtcctcctccccctccctcactggGCAGTGCTTCGCCGGCATCATCAAGGACAGGGAGACGGGAGAGGTGACACCAGAGCTCCTTCCGCTTTCACAAGAGTTGTGGAGTGCCAACGGGTCTGTTTATGATGTTCTTGTGGAGCTGCAACGCGTGCTGAGAGGCGTGCTCGAGTCCTTCGCCATGAGCTACGCCGGTGTGAAGGGCACCTCACTGCAGGAgagtctgcagcagcagcctttgGGTTCCAGCGACCGCAGGGCAGGCGCGCCACGGAacgcgccggcagcgcccTTGACACTGAACAGCTTCATGACACCGACGATGCAGGGTCAGCCGTTCCTGACAGAGGTGAGCGGTGATAACATCAGTGCTCctcagagaagcagcgccgggTGTTGTCTCTATTGCATGCAGATGCTTCAGCCATCCCGCATTCTGCTGCAGCCCTGCGGACACAACGGACTCTGCGGCCTGTgcgtgcagcggctgcagagcCACTGCCGAGAGGAGGTGTTCG
- a CDS encoding phosphoglycan beta 1,3 galactosyltransferase (TriTrypDB/GeneDB-style sysID: LpmP.02.0120~partially sequenced multicopy gene) produces MWMSSEMGTPGGSPTSAMPFSGPPLSCVTSLPRRCTGFFRYSATPNCTAPRSPKLKRGDAGGSRPPPQLWRLVERVRLGAARLWGRLLGMRERPMHLLMCVALCVILVVVIWWLSMWCRRRHPLSEEQLARLLGPLSKPWSVLVQHEGAVDRLSKVILVEEWLARCSSRGTPLTECNEPLLLSPH; encoded by the coding sequence ATGTGGATGAGCAGCGAGATGGGCACCCCCGGCGGATCACCAACGTCTGCGATGCCGTTCTCCGGGCCCCCTCTGTCTTGCGTGACCAGCTTGCCGCGGCGATGCACCGGCTTCTTTAGATACTCCGCGACTCCCAACTGTACAGCACCGCGATCACCGAAGCTCAAGCGCGGGGATGCCGGCGGgtcgcgtcctcctccgcaacTTTGGCGCCTTGTTGAGCGCGTTAGGCTCGGCGCGGCGCGGCTTTGGGGGCGGCTCCTGGGCATGCGCGAGCGGCCTATGCACCTGCTCATGTGCGTTGCTCTGTGCGTCATTCTTGTGGTGGTGATCTGGTGGCTATCTATGTGGTGCAGGCGCCGTCACCCCCTGTCGGAGGAACAGCTGGCGCGCCTTCTGGGACCGCTCTCCAAGCCGTGGTctgtgctggtgcagcacgaAGGCGCCGTAGACCGCCTGAGCAAGGTGATACTGGTGGAGGAATGGCTTGCGCGGTGTTCTAGCAGAGGCACCCCGTTGACTGAGTGCAatgagccgctgctgctctcgccgCACAT